In a genomic window of Candidatus Chazhemtobacterium aquaticus:
- the avd gene encoding diversity-generating retroelement protein Avd, which translates to MIDQLIIFQKIYDLYLYTHRMVARFPKAQRFLLSNALLKTNMEMIRLTVIANSKPDRRAEQKKISVNLDLFRVYVRVAKDVGFLSIKKYGVVAEKINEIGRLLNAWMRVSRL; encoded by the coding sequence ATGATTGATCAGCTGATAATCTTTCAGAAAATATATGACCTGTACTTGTATACCCATCGGATGGTGGCGAGGTTTCCTAAAGCGCAACGGTTTTTGTTATCAAATGCTTTGCTAAAAACTAATATGGAAATGATTAGACTAACGGTTATTGCTAACAGTAAACCTGATCGGAGAGCGGAACAGAAGAAGATTTCAGTAAATCTTGATTTGTTTCGGGTATATGTGAGAGTAGCCAAGGATGTAGGGTTTTTGTCGATTAAGAAATACGGGGTAGTAGCGGAGAAAATAAATGAGATTGGGAGATTGCTAAATGCGTGGATGAGGGTGAGTAGGCTCTAG